The proteins below come from a single Phoenix dactylifera cultivar Barhee BC4 unplaced genomic scaffold, palm_55x_up_171113_PBpolish2nd_filt_p 001202F, whole genome shotgun sequence genomic window:
- the LOC103717941 gene encoding LOW QUALITY PROTEIN: probable leucine-rich repeat receptor-like protein kinase At5g63930 (The sequence of the model RefSeq protein was modified relative to this genomic sequence to represent the inferred CDS: inserted 1 base in 1 codon): MPEFSKSETDFSFAVLDFVLLVVFLSLCSSQGLNMEGQYLLELKSQMTDDLHYLDSWNPKDQTPCGWKGVTCTFGYDPVVYSLDLNSMNLSGAISPSIGGLVHLTYLDLSFNGFSGRIPAEIGNCSKLKTLILNNNNFEGEIPPELGNLLPLIHCNLCNNKLSGSLPEEIGNLSSLAELVLYTNNLTGPLPHSIGKLKNLTIFRAGQNMISGSLPVEISECQNLQVLGLAQNQLGDEIPKELGKLRRLTELILWANQLSGVIPQELGNCSSLQTLALYQNNLVGHIPVEIGNLKNLEKLYLYRNGLNGTIPKEIGNLTLATEIDFSENMLTGEIPAELSNIKGLHLLYLFQNQLKGFIPTELCGLKNLTKLDLSINYLTGPIPNSLQYLTELIQLQLFDNMLSGSIPRRLGVYSPLWVVDFSDNHLTGQIPRHLCRHSNLILLNLWSNKLTGNIPTGITNCKSLVQLRLGGNNLTGSFPSELCNLVNLSTIELGQNKFSGPIPPEIGNCKALQRLNIPCNFFASELPGEIANLSRLVVFNISSNRFGGRIPILIFNCTKLQRLDISQNRFVGTLPNEVGNLLQLELLILSDNRLSGNIPLILGQLSRLTELQMGGNQFSGRIPEELGGLSSLQIAMNLSYNNLSGSMPQELGNLALLEFLLLNNNHLTGEIPSTFANLSSLLGLNVSYNNLTGPLPQISLFQNMPLSSFVGNKGLCGGPLGECVGSPSSSTPSSLRTRTSLGKIIAIIAAAVGGISLVLIAVIVYFMRRPLETVAPLQDKQLSSAASSMYISPKEGFTFQDLVAATNNFDEGFVIGRGACGTVYRAVMLSGLTVAVKKLASNREGSNTDNSFHAEILTLGKIRHRNIVKLYGFCNHQSSNFLLYEYMSRGSLGELLHRGSSSSLDWDTRYMIALGAAEGLSYLHHDCKPRIIHRDIKSNNILLDEXFEAHVGDFGLAKLIDMPYSKSMSAVAGSYGYIAPEYAYTMKVTEKCDIYSYGVVLLELLTGRTPVQPLDQGGDLVTWVRNYIKNNSLTPGILDGKLNLKDKNAVDHMITVLKIALLCTRMSPFDRPPMRQVVLMLIESKERAGGFASSPVSDLSPKDNHS, translated from the exons ATGCCAGAGTTTTCAAAATCTGAAACGGACTTTTCTTTTGCGGTTCTTGATTTTGTGTTGCTGGTAGTCTTTCTATCATTATGTAGTTCCCAAGGGCTAAACATGGAAGGCCAGTACCTCTTGGAACTTAAGAGTCAAATGACGGATGACCTCCACTACCTTGATAGTTGGAACCCCAAAGATCAAACGCCTTGTGGATGGAAGGGTGTGACTTGCACATTTGGCTATGATCCTGTGGTTTACTCTCTTGATCTAAACTCCATGAATCTGTCTGGAGCCATCTCTCCGAGCATTGGTGGCTTAGTGCACCTAACATATCTTGACCTTTCCTTCAATGGGTTCTCAGGAAGAATCCCTGCAGAAATAGGAAATTGCTCAAAGTTGAAGACTCTAATCCTGAACAACAATAACTTTGAAGGCGAAATCCCTCCAGAATTGGGAAATCTCTTGCCCTTGATTCACTGCAATCTATGTAATAACAAGCTTTCTGGTTCCCTTCCTGAGGAGATCGGAAATCTCTCCTCGCTCGCAGAACTGGTGTTGTATACCAATAACTTAACAGGTCCATTGCCTCATTCCATCGGCAAACTCAAGAACCTGACCATCTTTCGAGCAGGGCAGAATATGATCTCTGGAAGCTTACCTGTCGAGATAAGTGAATGCCAGAACTTGCAGGTGCTTGGACTTGCTCAAAACCAGCTAGGTGATGAGATCCCTAAAGAACTCGGGAAGCTGAGGCGCTTGACTGAACTGATTCTTTGGGCCAATCAACTGTCTGGAGTTATCCCCCAGGAGCTTGGAAACTGTTCAAGCCTTCAGACCCTTGCGCTATACCAGAATAATCTAGTGGGCCATATACCTGTGGAGATTGGGAACCTGAAGAATTTAGAGAAGTTATATCTGTACAGGAATGGATTGAATGGGACGATCCCAAAGGAGATTGGGAATCTTACTCTGGCAACAGAAATAGACTTCTCGGAGAATATGTTGACTGGAGAAATACCAGCAGAGTTAAGCAACATAAAGGGCTTGCACCTGCTCTACCTCTTCCAGAACCAGCTGAAAGGTTTTATCCCGACTGAGCTGTGTGGACTCAAGAATTTGACTAAGCTTGATCTTTCAATCAACTACCTCACTGGCCCCATCCCTAATAGTTTGCAGTATCTGACTGAGCTGATCCAGTTACAACTCTTTGATAACATGCTGTCTGGTAGCATTCCTCGGAGGCTTGGGGTGTATAGTCCACTTTGGGTGGTTGATTTTTCAGACAACCACCTCACTGGGCAAATACCAAGACATCTTTGCAGGCATTCTAATCTTATTTTGTTGAACCTATGGTCGAACAAGCTGACAGGAAACATCCCAACTGGTATCACAAATTGCAAATCCTTGGTGCAGCTTCGTTTAGGCGGGAACAACCTCACAGGCAGCTTCCCCTCTGAACTGTGCAATCTGGTAAACCTAAGTACCATTGAGCTAGGTCAGAACAAGTTTAGTGGTCCCATTCCTCCAGAGATAGGGAACTGTAAAGCTTTGCAAAGGCTTAACATTCCCTGCAACTTTTTTGCTTCTGAGTTGCCAGGAGAGATCGCTAATCTATCACGGCTGGTTGTCTTTAACATTTCATCTAACAGATTTGGAGGAAGAATACCTATATTGATTTTCAACTGTACAAAGCTCCAGAGACTTGATATCAGCCAGAATCGCTTTGTGGGCACATTACCAAATGAAGTTGGAAACCTCCTGCAGTTGGAATTGCTGATTCTTTCTGATAATAGGCTATCTGGAAATATACCCTTGATTTTAGGACAGCTTTCTCGTTTGACAGAGTTGCAGATGGGTGGTAATCAGTTTAGTGGTAGAATCCCAGAGGAATTAGGTGGACTTTCAAGCTTGCAAATTGCAATGAATCTCAGCTATAACAATCTTTCTGGGTCTATGCCACAAGAACTTGGAAATCTTGCTCTATTGGAATTTCTTTTACTCAATAATAATCACTTAACTGGTGAAATCCCATCCACATTTGCAAACTTATCCAGTTTACTTGGTCTTAATGTCTCGTACAACAATCTCACTGGTCCTCTTCCCCAGATTTCTTTGTTTCAAAACATGCCCTTGAGCAGCTTTGTAGGAAATAAAGGGCTTTGCGGTGGACCTCTTGGTGAATGTGTTGGATCTCCATCTTCGTCTACTCCATCATCATTGAGAACAAGAACCTCCTTGGGGAAGATCATTGCTATAATCGCTGCTGCTGTTGGAGGGATTTCACTTGTTCTTATTGCTGTGATTGTATATTTTATGAGAAGACCGCTTGAGACTGTCGCTCCTTTGCAGGACAAGCAGCTTTCTTCTGCAGCATCAAGCATGTACATTTCCCCAAAGGAGGGATTTACATTCCAAGATCTGGTTGCTGCCACAAATAATTTTGATGAGGGCTTCGTAATTGGAAGAGGTGCTTGTGGGACGGTATACAGAGCAGTCATGCTGTCTGGACTGACTGTTGCTGTAAAGAAGTTAGCATCAAATAGAGAGGGGAGCAATACAGACAACAGCTTTCATGCAGAGATTTTGACTCTTGGAAAGATAAGGCATCGAAACATTGTGAAGCTATATGGTTTCTGCAATCACCAGAGCTCCAATTTTCTTTTGTACGAGTACATGTCAAGAGGCAGCCTGGGTGAGCTGCTTCACAGGGGATCTTCTTCTAGCCTTGACTGGGATACACGTTATATGATTGCCCTTGGAGCTGCGGAGGGGCTTTCATATTTGCACCATGATTGTAAGCCCCGCATCATTCACCGAGATATCAAGTCTAACAATATTTTACTTGATG AATTTGAAGCACATGTTGGAGATTTTGGATTGGCAAAGCTAATTGATATGCCATACTCAAAATCAATGTCTGCAGTTGCTGGATCTTATGGGTACATAGCACCTG aATATGCTTATACAATGAAGGTCACAGAAAAATGTGATATTTATAGTTATGGAGTTGTCCTTTTGGAGTTGCTGACTGGAAGAACACCTGTTCAGCCATTAGACCAAGGTGGTGACCTTGTTACATGGGTAAGAAATTACATTAAGAACAATTCTTTGACTCCTGGAATACTTGATGGTAAATTGAATCTAAAAGACAAGAATGCTGTCGATCACATGATCACAGTTCTGAAAATTGCTTTGTTGTGTACAAGAATGTCACCATTTGATAGACCACCAATGCGGCAAGTTGTACTGATGCTGATTGAGTCTAAAGAGAGAGCTGGGGGCTTTGCATCCTCACCAGTTTCTGATCTCTCACCAAAGGACAATCACTCATAA